A genomic window from Scatophagus argus isolate fScaArg1 chromosome 17, fScaArg1.pri, whole genome shotgun sequence includes:
- the si:dkey-81h8.1 gene encoding uncharacterized protein si:dkey-81h8.1 isoform X1, translated as MALNDKDTTLAVGNLSPSQLHSHLKMEPKTLGAIQIVIGALILCLSASVLQIHEVHFTGDVALFLIVVIQVTLSGSVLVHSGRRPTLFWVKCVLVLHLISAAFATAALGLMSKHLPYRQDSYHCEHCRRLELHAVQHCFRKCTGLIEQKCKLLIDGILGTLVIFLVLELLICITAMLFGLSVLAAGSQAPSQRPVYPQTRPPPVPAVQTVPAAAEPSQVAVVVTEPESEQVEDISTPPTEPQVEPIEAGTTES; from the exons ATGGCTCTTAATGACAAAGATACGACGCTTGCTGTGGGGAACCTCTCCCCAAGCCAACTCCATTCTCACCTCAAGATGGAGCCTAAAACTCTGGGG GCAATCCAGATTGTGATCGGGGCTTTGATTCTTTGTCTGAGCGCCTCTGTGCTCCAGATCCATGAAGTCCACTTTACAGGGGACGTGGCTCTCTTCTTGATCGTTGTCATACAG GTGACCTTGTCTGGTTCAGTGTTGGTCCACAGTGGGAGGAGACCTACTCTGTTTTGG GTGAAATGTGTCCTGGTGCTGCATCTCATCAGTGCTGCGTTCGCAACTGCTGCCCTGGGTCTAATGTCCAAACACCTCCCCTACCGCCAGGACTCTTATCACTGTGAACACTGCCGCAGACTGGAGCTACATGCCGTG CAACATTGTTTCAGGAAATGCACCGGGCTGATCGAGCAAAAGTGTAAA CTATTGATTGACGGGATCCTGGGGACACTGGTGATCTTCCTTGTGCTGGAGCTGTTGATCTGTATCACTGCCATGTTGTTCGGACTCAGTGTCCTTGCTGCTGGCTCCCAG gcTCCCAGTCAGAGACCTGTCTATCCACAGACCCGTCCCCCACCTGTTCCAGCAGTGCAGACAGTTCCAGCTGCAGCTGAGCCATCTCAG GTGGCTGTAGTTGTGACTGAACCAGAGTCGGAACAGGTGGAGGACATCTCCACCCCACCCACTGAACCACAGGTGGAGCCGATAGAAGCCGGGACCACAGAATCCTga
- the si:dkey-81h8.1 gene encoding uncharacterized protein si:dkey-81h8.1 isoform X2 has product MALNDKDTTLAVGNLSPSQLHSHLKMEPKTLGAIQIVIGALILCLSASVLQIHEVHFTGDVALFLIVVIQVTLSGSVLVHSGRRPTLFWVKCVLVLHLISAAFATAALGLMSKHLPYRQDSYHCEHCRRLELHAVLLIDGILGTLVIFLVLELLICITAMLFGLSVLAAGSQAPSQRPVYPQTRPPPVPAVQTVPAAAEPSQVAVVVTEPESEQVEDISTPPTEPQVEPIEAGTTES; this is encoded by the exons ATGGCTCTTAATGACAAAGATACGACGCTTGCTGTGGGGAACCTCTCCCCAAGCCAACTCCATTCTCACCTCAAGATGGAGCCTAAAACTCTGGGG GCAATCCAGATTGTGATCGGGGCTTTGATTCTTTGTCTGAGCGCCTCTGTGCTCCAGATCCATGAAGTCCACTTTACAGGGGACGTGGCTCTCTTCTTGATCGTTGTCATACAG GTGACCTTGTCTGGTTCAGTGTTGGTCCACAGTGGGAGGAGACCTACTCTGTTTTGG GTGAAATGTGTCCTGGTGCTGCATCTCATCAGTGCTGCGTTCGCAACTGCTGCCCTGGGTCTAATGTCCAAACACCTCCCCTACCGCCAGGACTCTTATCACTGTGAACACTGCCGCAGACTGGAGCTACATGCCGTG CTATTGATTGACGGGATCCTGGGGACACTGGTGATCTTCCTTGTGCTGGAGCTGTTGATCTGTATCACTGCCATGTTGTTCGGACTCAGTGTCCTTGCTGCTGGCTCCCAG gcTCCCAGTCAGAGACCTGTCTATCCACAGACCCGTCCCCCACCTGTTCCAGCAGTGCAGACAGTTCCAGCTGCAGCTGAGCCATCTCAG GTGGCTGTAGTTGTGACTGAACCAGAGTCGGAACAGGTGGAGGACATCTCCACCCCACCCACTGAACCACAGGTGGAGCCGATAGAAGCCGGGACCACAGAATCCTga